The Pelmatolapia mariae isolate MD_Pm_ZW linkage group LG10_11, Pm_UMD_F_2, whole genome shotgun sequence genome includes a region encoding these proteins:
- the LOC134636527 gene encoding alpha-crystallin A chain-like — MDIPIQYPWYRRAFPHRFPDLSMAEPLTDWPMMWPFSWSFPWIRPLFMRWFNWPDNGHSEMRLEKDRYVIYVDVKHFSPDELSVSVSDDFVTIHGKHEDRQDDHGYVSREFLRKYRLPSGVTGAEVTSSLSCDGVLTITAPRSSPGPERNIPISCEDGTQKQKM, encoded by the exons ATGGATATCCCCATCCAGTATCCCTGGTACCGCCGGGCGTTCCCACATCGATTTCCTGACCTCTCCATGGCAGAACCTCTCACTGACTGGCCAATGATGTGGCCATTCTCCTGGTCCTTCCCCTGGATACGCCCTTTGTTTATGCGCTGGTTCAACTGGCCCGACAATGGACACAGTGAG ATGCGCTTGGAAAAGGATCGCTATGTCATTTATGTGGATGTGAAGCATTTCTCCCCTGATGAGCTGTCTGTCAGCGTTAGTGATGATTTTGTCACAATACACGGCAAACATGAAGACAGACAG GATGACCACGGCTATGTGTCAAGAGAGTTTCTGAGGAAGTACAGGCTTCCTTCTGGTGTGACAGGTGCCGAGGTCACCTCCAGTCTGTCGTGTGATGGTGTACTGACAATCACAGCACCTCGGTCATCTCCTGGGCCGGAGCGCAATATTCCTATTTCCTGTGAAGATggaacacagaaacagaaaatgtag